In Streptomyces sp. NBC_00483, a single window of DNA contains:
- the rph gene encoding rifamycin-inactivating phosphotransferase, translated as MSEQYVVGLQEVDETDIALVGGKGAHLGGLARIEGVRVPAGFCVTTRAFRRVMADAPTIDERLEQLSRTDPDDREAIRTLSAELRRIVEGLGVPEDLAAGIGHALADLGEGAACAVRSSATAEDLPTASFAGQQDTYLNIVGSGAILEHIGRCWASLFSERAVTYRQRAGIDHRTVDMAVVVQRMARPESSGVLFTADPVTGNRKVATVDAGFGLGEALVSGLVNPDVFRVRNGEVVERTIAAKQRAVYAVPGGGTEEVTVDARRQEQPALTDAQVVRLVGLGRRIEAHFGRPQDIEWCLVDTDPGTDAEFQIVQSRPITTLFPVPERDDQDNHVYLSVGHQQMMTDAMRPLGISVWQHTAMAPMHEAGGRLFVDATRRLAAPTSRAGLLDIVGRGDPLIRDALETVLDRGDFVPTLPDPAPATPPAGGGPPAPIETDPAIVTGLIERSRESIAALERDIRTKTGPALFDFLLDAFEEHKRALGDRLSMQAIMAGMEATWWLNDKLYEWLGEKNAADTLTLSAPGNITSEMGLALLDVADVIRPLPEVLAFLQDTGQLADDTFLDELTKRTGGPEARAAIEAYLDRYGMRCVGEIDITRPRWRERPTTLVPVILDNVRNFEPGAAARRFEEGLEKARQKEADVLARLRALPADEDRHGDGDTDGDAKADETRRMIERVRTFIGYREYPKYGIIRRYFVYKRALLEEAGRLVRAGVLDDTEDIYYLTFQELHDVVRTNRADGRLIQERRDDFRTYQSLTPPRVLTSDGEAVRGTYRREDVPDGALIGLPVSAGTVEGRARVVLDMAEADLEAGDILVTAYTDPSWSPLFVAVAGLVTEVGGLMTHGAVIAREYGLPAVVGVDSATRLIRDGQRIRVHGADGYVEILE; from the coding sequence GTGAGCGAGCAGTATGTGGTGGGGCTTCAGGAGGTCGACGAGACGGACATCGCGCTCGTCGGCGGCAAGGGCGCACACCTGGGCGGGCTTGCGCGGATCGAGGGTGTCCGGGTTCCGGCCGGTTTCTGCGTGACGACTCGTGCGTTCCGGCGGGTGATGGCGGACGCGCCGACAATCGACGAGCGGCTGGAGCAGCTGTCGCGCACGGATCCGGACGACCGGGAGGCGATCCGTACGCTCAGCGCGGAGCTCCGCCGGATCGTCGAGGGGCTCGGTGTTCCGGAGGACCTCGCGGCCGGGATCGGCCACGCGCTCGCGGACCTGGGTGAAGGTGCCGCCTGCGCCGTCCGCTCCAGCGCGACGGCCGAGGACCTGCCGACGGCCTCCTTCGCAGGCCAGCAGGACACGTACCTGAATATCGTCGGGTCGGGGGCGATCCTGGAGCACATCGGCCGGTGCTGGGCCTCGCTGTTCTCCGAGCGGGCCGTGACCTACCGTCAGCGGGCCGGCATCGACCACCGCACGGTCGACATGGCCGTGGTCGTGCAGCGGATGGCCCGCCCGGAATCGTCCGGCGTCCTGTTCACGGCGGACCCGGTCACGGGCAACCGCAAGGTGGCCACCGTGGACGCCGGCTTCGGCCTCGGCGAGGCCCTGGTCTCCGGCCTGGTGAACCCGGATGTCTTCCGGGTGCGGAACGGCGAGGTCGTCGAGCGGACCATCGCCGCCAAGCAGCGTGCCGTGTACGCGGTCCCGGGCGGTGGCACGGAGGAAGTGACGGTCGACGCGCGGCGGCAGGAGCAGCCGGCGCTGACCGATGCGCAGGTCGTACGACTCGTCGGGCTCGGGCGCCGTATCGAGGCACACTTCGGCCGGCCGCAGGACATCGAATGGTGCCTGGTCGACACCGATCCCGGCACCGACGCCGAGTTCCAGATCGTGCAGAGTCGGCCGATCACGACGCTGTTCCCGGTCCCCGAGCGCGATGACCAGGACAATCACGTCTACCTCTCCGTCGGCCATCAGCAGATGATGACCGACGCGATGAGGCCGCTGGGCATCTCCGTGTGGCAGCACACGGCGATGGCGCCGATGCACGAGGCCGGCGGGCGGCTGTTCGTCGACGCCACCCGGCGCCTGGCCGCGCCCACGAGCCGCGCGGGCCTCCTCGACATCGTGGGCCGAGGCGACCCGCTGATCAGGGACGCCCTCGAAACCGTCCTCGACCGCGGCGACTTCGTCCCGACACTCCCCGACCCGGCCCCCGCCACGCCACCGGCCGGCGGCGGCCCGCCCGCCCCCATCGAGACCGACCCGGCCATCGTCACCGGACTGATCGAGCGCAGCCGGGAGTCCATCGCCGCCCTGGAGCGCGACATCCGGACGAAGACCGGTCCTGCCCTCTTCGACTTTCTGCTCGACGCCTTCGAGGAGCACAAGCGGGCCCTCGGCGACCGACTGAGCATGCAGGCGATCATGGCGGGCATGGAGGCCACGTGGTGGCTCAACGACAAGCTGTACGAGTGGCTCGGCGAGAAGAACGCCGCTGACACGCTCACGCTGTCCGCCCCCGGCAACATCACGTCGGAGATGGGCCTCGCCCTGCTCGACGTCGCGGATGTGATCCGCCCGCTACCGGAGGTGCTGGCCTTCCTCCAGGACACGGGGCAGCTCGCGGACGACACCTTCCTCGACGAGCTGACGAAGCGCACCGGCGGACCCGAGGCGCGCGCCGCCATCGAGGCCTACCTGGACCGGTACGGGATGCGCTGCGTCGGCGAGATCGACATCACGCGGCCGCGCTGGCGCGAACGCCCCACCACACTCGTGCCGGTGATCCTCGACAACGTACGGAACTTCGAACCGGGCGCCGCGGCGCGGCGGTTCGAGGAGGGGCTTGAGAAGGCACGCCAGAAGGAAGCGGACGTGCTGGCACGCCTGCGCGCCCTGCCTGCGGACGAAGACAGGCATGGGGATGGGGACACGGACGGGGACGCAAAGGCCGACGAGACCCGGCGGATGATCGAGCGCGTCCGCACCTTCATCGGATACCGCGAGTACCCCAAGTACGGCATCATCCGCCGCTACTTCGTCTACAAGCGGGCGCTGTTGGAGGAGGCGGGGCGCCTGGTGCGGGCCGGTGTGCTCGATGACACCGAAGACATCTACTACCTGACGTTCCAGGAACTCCATGACGTCGTGCGCACGAACCGGGCGGACGGCCGGCTCATCCAGGAGCGCAGGGACGACTTCCGTACGTACCAGTCGCTCACCCCGCCGCGCGTGCTCACCTCGGACGGCGAGGCCGTCCGCGGAACGTACCGGCGCGAGGACGTGCCGGACGGCGCGCTGATCGGTCTGCCGGTGTCCGCCGGGACGGTGGAGGGGCGGGCGCGCGTCGTCCTCGACATGGCGGAGGCCGATCTCGAGGCGGGCGACATCCTGGTCACGGCGTACACGGATCCGAGTTGGTCGCCGCTGTTCGTCGCCGTCGCGGGGCTTGTCACGGAGGTGGGCGGGCTGATGACGCACGGCGCGGTGATCGCGAGGGAGTACGGCCTGCCGGCGGTCGTCGGCGTGGACAGTGCCACCCGGCTGATCCGGGACGGCCAGCGGATCCGTGTGCACGGGGCGGACGGGTACGTCGAGATCCTGGAGTGA
- a CDS encoding LysR family transcriptional regulator, translating into MRYDLDDLRLFLHIVTEGSITAGARRMHLSLPSASARVRSLEHHAGVALLIRGRRGVRPTPAGATLSRHARDVLDRTARLDSAVASYTRSPNAQLTLLGGGSAMHRLVPAALVPFLRAHPDTDVTVSESRTPRTIRRLADGDADLGVVIDDEAGDSGLRMEPLGDDSLVVIGQAGGVLGGRTSLTYSEVAEHPLVGLDAGSSLRRWIEKRLGPNAPVVRHRTTVADLSVLVSLAAAGAGLAVVPRRAIDPRHPLDVCELQDSWAHRRHLLAWGAQDGAASPAAEALAEHLRRAALES; encoded by the coding sequence GTGCGCTACGACCTGGACGACCTGCGGCTCTTCCTCCACATCGTCACGGAGGGCTCGATCACGGCGGGCGCCCGGCGCATGCACCTGAGCCTGCCCTCGGCCAGCGCCCGGGTGCGCTCGCTGGAACACCACGCCGGGGTGGCGCTGTTGATCCGCGGCCGCCGGGGCGTACGGCCCACGCCCGCGGGAGCGACGCTGTCCCGCCACGCACGCGACGTACTCGACAGGACCGCGCGCCTCGACAGCGCCGTCGCGAGCTACACCCGGTCCCCGAACGCCCAACTCACCCTGCTGGGCGGCGGATCCGCGATGCACCGGCTCGTACCGGCCGCCCTGGTCCCGTTCCTGCGCGCCCATCCGGACACCGACGTCACCGTGTCCGAGAGCCGCACACCACGGACCATACGACGGCTCGCCGACGGCGACGCGGACCTGGGGGTCGTCATCGACGACGAGGCCGGTGACAGCGGACTGCGCATGGAACCCCTGGGCGACGACTCCCTCGTCGTGATCGGCCAGGCGGGAGGGGTCCTCGGCGGGCGGACCTCACTGACGTACAGCGAGGTCGCCGAGCACCCGCTCGTCGGCCTCGACGCCGGCTCCTCGCTGCGCCGCTGGATCGAGAAGCGGCTCGGGCCGAACGCCCCGGTGGTGCGCCACCGCACCACCGTCGCCGACCTGAGCGTCCTCGTCTCCCTGGCCGCCGCGGGCGCCGGGCTCGCCGTCGTGCCGCGGCGCGCGATCGACCCACGACACCCCCTCGACGTATGCGAGTTGCAGGACTCGTGGGCACATCGGCGTCATCTGCTGGCCTGGGGTGCGCAGGACGGCGCCGCGTCTCCGGCGGCGGAGGCGCTGGCCGAGCATCTGCGGCGAGCGGCGTTGGAGTCATAA
- a CDS encoding sulfite exporter TauE/SafE family protein produces the protein MEPFLVLLAGVAAGALNAVGGGGTFVALPALVAVGLPPVVANAVSRVALVPGAVTSAWVYRRELAPVGPTSTKALTATSVAGGAVGAGLLLVLPAASFEAAVPWLLAFATLVLAFGRHLSSALTRVLGRPVGMSGRAALIGQFFLGVYGGYFGGAVGILMLALWGIGFGLDAAAGNPMRVTQLAAMYLSATVLFLLASGALSAPLLLTAMLVGAVAGGFAGAHLARRLSARLLRGVLLATAVTTTVLYFLRG, from the coding sequence ATGGAGCCTTTTCTTGTCCTGTTGGCCGGCGTCGCCGCCGGAGCCCTGAACGCCGTCGGCGGCGGCGGAACCTTTGTGGCGCTGCCCGCACTCGTCGCGGTCGGACTGCCACCGGTGGTCGCGAACGCGGTGTCGCGCGTCGCGCTTGTGCCCGGCGCGGTCACCAGCGCGTGGGTCTACCGGCGCGAACTCGCCCCCGTAGGGCCCACGTCCACCAAGGCGCTGACGGCGACCAGCGTGGCGGGCGGCGCCGTCGGCGCGGGTCTCCTGCTGGTGCTTCCGGCTGCCTCCTTCGAGGCCGCGGTGCCGTGGCTGCTCGCGTTCGCGACGCTGGTCCTGGCCTTCGGACGGCACCTTTCGAGTGCGTTGACCCGTGTGCTGGGGCGCCCGGTCGGCATGAGCGGGCGCGCCGCGCTGATCGGACAGTTCTTCCTCGGTGTGTACGGCGGTTACTTCGGCGGAGCCGTAGGCATCCTGATGCTGGCGCTGTGGGGCATCGGCTTCGGTCTCGACGCCGCGGCCGGCAACCCGATGCGGGTGACCCAGCTCGCGGCCATGTACCTCAGCGCGACCGTGCTCTTCCTGCTGGCCTCGGGCGCGCTGTCCGCTCCGCTGCTCCTCACGGCCATGCTGGTCGGCGCGGTGGCGGGCGGTTTCGCAGGGGCCCACCTGGCGCGCCGCCTCTCTGCCCGGCTGCTGCGGGGCGTCCTGTTGGCGACGGCCGTGACCACGACCGTGCTGTATTTCCTGCGTGGCTGA
- a CDS encoding MBL fold metallo-hydrolase, producing the protein MEPRPTGYIPEAYGAVTVLVGARNGAYPGANSLLVRGTSASLVVDPSLSLVDDAPPADLVLVSHAHEDHIAGLGSYEVPVHVHRGDLDALRSRAALVSALGLPPDTVDAVDAAMRDEFHVEGCPDAQAFKDGTVFDLGGRTVTVVHLPGHTAGHSGFLVEPDGFLFVADIDLTSFGPYYGDVGSSLVDFEASMRRCAEIDARWYGTAHQKGVVEGAAEFRRRLDAYAGVVEKRDAELLAFLSEPHTPDEIADHRLVYRPHVEGAHIRPVELRTARRHLDHLMGQGRVEEVEAGRFRAA; encoded by the coding sequence ATGGAACCCCGCCCCACCGGATACATCCCCGAGGCGTACGGCGCGGTCACCGTGCTCGTCGGTGCCCGCAACGGCGCCTATCCGGGCGCCAATTCACTGCTCGTACGCGGTACGAGCGCCTCGCTGGTCGTCGATCCTTCGCTGTCGCTCGTCGATGACGCGCCGCCCGCGGACCTGGTCCTCGTGAGCCACGCCCATGAGGACCACATCGCCGGCCTCGGAAGCTACGAGGTGCCGGTGCACGTGCACCGCGGCGACCTCGACGCGCTGCGCTCGCGTGCGGCCCTCGTCTCCGCGCTCGGACTGCCCCCGGACACGGTCGACGCCGTCGACGCGGCGATGCGGGACGAGTTCCACGTGGAGGGCTGCCCGGATGCGCAGGCGTTCAAGGACGGCACCGTGTTCGACCTGGGAGGGCGGACGGTGACCGTCGTCCACCTGCCCGGGCACACCGCGGGCCACAGCGGATTCCTGGTCGAACCGGACGGCTTCCTGTTCGTCGCGGACATCGACCTCACCTCTTTCGGTCCGTACTACGGCGACGTGGGCAGCAGCCTCGTCGACTTCGAGGCGTCGATGCGGCGGTGTGCGGAGATCGACGCCCGCTGGTACGGCACCGCCCACCAGAAGGGTGTGGTCGAGGGAGCGGCCGAGTTCCGCCGCCGGCTCGACGCCTACGCCGGCGTGGTGGAGAAGCGGGACGCCGAACTTCTTGCCTTCCTGAGCGAACCGCACACACCGGACGAGATCGCCGACCACCGGCTGGTGTACCGGCCGCATGTCGAAGGGGCGCACATCCGGCCCGTGGAACTGCGCACGGCGCGGCGGCACTTGGACCATCTGATGGGGCAGGGGCGGGTCGAAGAAGTGGAGGCCGGGCGCTTCCGCGCCGCGTAG
- a CDS encoding DUF1772 domain-containing protein — translation MLDALEVFTTVVLGVMVGVEFSVAFVMNPIFSGLPDDANQQARSHGGRMLGALMPFWYFGSLVLIAIWAVAAWGDGGTGLLITAGALLVVSIVMSLLLLVPINNQGKTWTAENRPADWKQQMSRWDRYHYVRVAVIVAAFAVLVTALV, via the coding sequence ATGCTCGACGCACTTGAGGTCTTCACCACCGTGGTTCTCGGCGTGATGGTGGGGGTGGAGTTCTCCGTCGCCTTCGTCATGAATCCGATCTTCAGCGGCCTCCCCGACGACGCCAACCAGCAGGCCCGCTCGCACGGGGGCCGGATGCTCGGCGCCCTGATGCCGTTCTGGTACTTCGGATCGCTCGTCCTCATCGCGATCTGGGCCGTCGCCGCGTGGGGCGACGGTGGCACGGGCCTGCTCATCACAGCCGGCGCACTGCTCGTCGTCAGCATCGTCATGTCGCTCCTGCTGCTCGTCCCGATCAACAACCAGGGCAAGACGTGGACCGCCGAGAACCGGCCCGCGGACTGGAAGCAGCAGATGAGCCGCTGGGACCGCTACCACTACGTCCGCGTCGCCGTCATCGTCGCCGCGTTCGCCGTGCTGGTCACGGCGCTGGTCTGA
- a CDS encoding TetR/AcrR family transcriptional regulator translates to MSVQERKERERASRERLIVATARELAEQQGWDAVTTRKLAERIEYSQPVLYSHFRGKREIIGAVALDGAGELATALRAATAAVEGSRARVTALARAYLDFAEKNPAVYDAVFRLDGGLAFAREDTPEPLKEGFAALMETLGEVAGDGVHPGLFTEVFWASLHGLATLSRAGRLPPEYVEQRLELLVDRLPVV, encoded by the coding sequence ATGTCGGTACAGGAACGCAAGGAGCGCGAACGCGCGAGCCGCGAGCGCCTCATCGTGGCGACGGCCCGCGAACTCGCCGAGCAGCAGGGCTGGGACGCGGTCACGACCCGCAAGTTGGCCGAGCGCATCGAGTACAGCCAGCCCGTCCTCTACAGCCACTTCCGGGGCAAGCGCGAGATCATCGGCGCCGTGGCCCTCGACGGTGCCGGCGAGCTGGCCACGGCGCTGCGCGCCGCGACCGCCGCGGTGGAGGGGTCGCGTGCCCGGGTCACCGCCCTCGCCCGCGCCTATCTCGACTTCGCCGAGAAGAACCCCGCGGTCTACGACGCCGTGTTCCGGCTCGACGGGGGCCTGGCGTTCGCGCGCGAGGACACCCCGGAACCGCTGAAGGAGGGCTTCGCCGCGCTGATGGAGACGCTCGGTGAGGTCGCGGGGGACGGGGTCCACCCGGGGCTTTTCACCGAGGTGTTCTGGGCCTCCCTGCACGGCCTCGCGACCCTGTCGAGGGCGGGCCGGCTGCCGCCGGAGTACGTCGAGCAGCGGCTGGAGCTGCTGGTGGATCGGCTGCCCGTGGTGTGA
- a CDS encoding class I SAM-dependent methyltransferase → MHTPFDTSERQTWAGRADAYAASFAKLCAHPVPELLDAAGVEDGMRVLDAGTGPGTAAVRACERGAKVSAVDAEPGMVARAAAAAPAADVRLAALPQLPFADAAFDSVVGNFVLNHVGRPRAALAELRRVTRPGGRMAVTIWPVPAAAGQSLLGRAVRAAGATRPDHLPALAPDDDFARTRQGFAALLGEAGLADVVCDTLDWDHRTTVEEWWSGPAAGVATIGQVVTSQSPAVVAEIRGRFETLAAEFAGPGGVLHLPHTALLAHGRA, encoded by the coding sequence GTGCACACACCGTTCGACACATCCGAGCGACAGACCTGGGCGGGGCGCGCCGACGCCTACGCGGCGAGCTTCGCGAAGCTCTGCGCACATCCCGTTCCCGAACTCCTCGACGCCGCGGGAGTCGAGGACGGCATGCGGGTCCTGGATGCCGGAACGGGCCCTGGTACCGCCGCCGTACGCGCCTGTGAGCGTGGCGCGAAGGTATCGGCGGTGGACGCCGAACCGGGCATGGTCGCCCGCGCCGCGGCGGCGGCACCGGCAGCGGACGTACGCCTCGCCGCCCTGCCCCAACTCCCCTTCGCCGACGCCGCATTCGACTCCGTGGTCGGCAACTTCGTCCTCAACCACGTGGGCCGGCCGCGCGCGGCCCTGGCAGAGCTCCGAAGGGTGACACGTCCCGGCGGCCGGATGGCCGTCACCATCTGGCCGGTCCCCGCGGCCGCCGGCCAGTCCCTGCTGGGCCGCGCCGTCCGGGCGGCGGGCGCCACCCGTCCGGATCACCTGCCGGCCCTCGCCCCCGACGACGACTTCGCCCGTACCCGGCAGGGCTTCGCCGCGCTGCTGGGCGAGGCGGGCCTGGCGGATGTCGTGTGCGACACCTTGGACTGGGACCACCGCACCACGGTCGAGGAGTGGTGGAGCGGACCGGCCGCCGGGGTGGCCACCATCGGCCAGGTGGTGACGAGCCAGAGCCCGGCGGTCGTCGCCGAGATCAGGGGCCGATTCGAGACGCTGGCCGCCGAGTTCGCCGGACCGGGCGGCGTACTGCACCTGCCGCACACGGCGTTGCTGGCACACGGTCGGGCCTGA
- the gdhA gene encoding NADP-specific glutamate dehydrogenase — protein sequence MTTRSNTQDILGNLLAEIEKRNPAQPEFHQAVHEVLETLAPVLQARPEYAEAAIVERLCEPERQVMFRVPWQDDRGRVHVNRGFRVEFNSALGPYKGGLRFHSSVNLGVIKFLGFEQIFKNALTGLGIGGGKGGSDFDPHGRSDAEVMRFCQSFMTELYRHIGEHTDVPAGDIGVGGREIGYLFGQYRRITNRWESVLTGKGQGWGGSLIRPEATGYGNVLFAEAMLRERGEDFEGQTVVVSGSGNVAIYTIDKLHALGANPVTCSDSSGYVVDEKGIDLELLKQIKEVERGRVDAYAERRGSSARFVPGGRVWDVAGDVALPSATQNELDENDAAALIRNGVKAVSEGANMPTTPEAVHLLQKAGVAFGPGKAANAGGVAVSALEMAQNHARTSWSAQRVEDELAHIMKDIHATCHETAERYGAPGDYVTGANIAGFERVADAMLAQGVI from the coding sequence GTGACGACGCGATCCAACACGCAGGACATCCTCGGCAACCTCCTTGCCGAGATCGAAAAGCGAAACCCCGCGCAGCCCGAGTTCCACCAGGCCGTGCACGAGGTCCTCGAGACTCTCGCGCCGGTGCTCCAGGCCCGCCCCGAGTACGCCGAGGCCGCCATTGTGGAGCGGCTGTGCGAGCCCGAGCGGCAGGTCATGTTCCGGGTGCCGTGGCAGGACGACCGCGGCCGGGTCCACGTCAACCGCGGGTTCCGCGTCGAGTTCAACAGTGCGCTCGGCCCGTACAAGGGCGGCCTGCGCTTCCACTCGTCGGTCAACCTCGGTGTCATCAAGTTCCTGGGCTTCGAGCAGATCTTCAAGAACGCGCTGACCGGACTCGGGATCGGCGGCGGCAAGGGCGGCAGCGACTTCGACCCGCACGGGCGCAGCGACGCCGAAGTCATGCGGTTCTGCCAGTCGTTCATGACGGAGCTGTACCGCCACATCGGCGAGCACACCGACGTTCCGGCCGGTGACATCGGCGTGGGCGGCCGCGAGATCGGCTACCTCTTCGGCCAGTACCGGCGCATCACCAACCGCTGGGAGTCGGTCCTCACCGGCAAGGGGCAGGGCTGGGGCGGCTCCCTGATCCGCCCGGAGGCGACCGGCTACGGCAACGTCCTGTTCGCCGAGGCGATGCTGCGCGAGCGCGGCGAGGACTTCGAAGGGCAGACGGTCGTCGTGTCGGGCTCCGGCAACGTCGCCATCTACACCATCGACAAGCTGCACGCCCTCGGTGCGAACCCGGTCACCTGCTCGGACTCCTCCGGGTACGTCGTGGACGAGAAGGGCATCGACCTCGAACTGCTCAAGCAGATCAAGGAGGTTGAGCGCGGCCGTGTCGACGCGTACGCCGAACGCCGCGGCTCCTCCGCCCGGTTCGTGCCCGGCGGACGCGTCTGGGACGTCGCCGGTGACGTGGCGCTGCCGTCGGCCACGCAGAACGAGCTGGACGAGAACGACGCCGCGGCCCTCATCCGCAACGGCGTCAAGGCGGTGTCCGAGGGCGCGAACATGCCGACGACGCCCGAGGCCGTGCACCTGCTCCAGAAGGCGGGCGTCGCCTTCGGCCCCGGCAAGGCGGCCAACGCGGGCGGCGTCGCCGTCAGCGCGCTGGAGATGGCGCAGAACCACGCCCGTACGTCGTGGTCCGCGCAGCGGGTCGAGGACGAGCTGGCGCACATCATGAAGGACATCCACGCCACCTGCCACGAGACCGCCGAGCGCTACGGCGCCCCCGGCGACTACGTGACGGGCGCGAACATCGCGGGCTTCGAACGGGTCGCCGACGCGATGCTGGCGCAGGGCGTCATCTGA
- a CDS encoding spore germination protein GerW family protein, which yields MTSQDRQTVAGSSAELGAAHASAALLERLADKLGGRASVAAVFGEPVFREGITVVPVAQVGFGFGGGAGREKAGDKDGEGGGGGGGAGAKPLGFIEIKDGTATYKPIRDPWVDVALPLATLLVGVVGTRVLRAVAKSRSARRDKAE from the coding sequence ATGACCAGTCAGGACCGACAGACCGTGGCCGGCTCGTCGGCCGAGCTCGGCGCCGCCCACGCATCCGCCGCGCTGCTGGAACGGCTGGCCGACAAGCTCGGCGGCCGGGCCTCCGTCGCCGCCGTCTTCGGCGAGCCGGTCTTCCGGGAGGGCATCACCGTCGTCCCGGTCGCCCAGGTCGGCTTCGGTTTCGGTGGCGGCGCCGGGCGTGAGAAGGCGGGGGACAAGGACGGGGAAGGCGGGGGAGGCGGAGGCGGTGCAGGAGCCAAGCCGCTCGGCTTCATCGAGATCAAGGACGGGACCGCCACTTACAAGCCGATCCGTGACCCGTGGGTGGACGTGGCCCTGCCGCTCGCCACGCTGCTGGTCGGCGTCGTCGGGACCAGGGTGCTGCGCGCGGTGGCGAAGTCCCGGTCGGCTCGGCGCGACAAGGCGGAGTGA